The following proteins are encoded in a genomic region of Pelodictyon phaeoclathratiforme BU-1:
- the ccoS gene encoding cbb3-type cytochrome oxidase assembly protein CcoS, producing the protein MYATFFLIGIGLFVGVAAWFLFIWAVKSGQFDDPEAPKYRMLDDDDELANPLKPAKPAKKKNP; encoded by the coding sequence ATGTACGCAACATTTTTTTTGATCGGCATTGGTCTTTTTGTCGGAGTCGCCGCATGGTTTCTCTTCATCTGGGCCGTAAAAAGCGGCCAGTTCGACGACCCCGAAGCTCCCAAATACCGGATGCTTGACGATGATGACGAACTGGCAAACCCCTTGAAACCTGCAAAGCCTGCAAAGAAAAAAAACCCATGA
- a CDS encoding sulfite exporter TauE/SafE family protein, producing the protein MTITPLLAMLLSGLAGGFGHCISMCGPVVAAFSVGETRKGILHHLLYNLGRITTYTILGAVAGLSGSFLLLTASIEPLQRAIMIIAGLSIILMGLSTAEWLPLPKQFTSCSTGVSVIQRIMALFKAPRSVGAYYPMGIVLGFLPCGLTYTALLAAARAAMEAENPFAGMMQGALMMMLFGIGTAPALILVGKVVNSISNKTRKWFYRVASLIMIATGVWFVVSGW; encoded by the coding sequence ATGACCATCACCCCCCTTCTCGCCATGCTTCTCTCCGGTCTTGCCGGAGGATTCGGTCACTGCATCAGTATGTGCGGCCCGGTTGTTGCCGCCTTCAGCGTTGGTGAAACCCGTAAAGGGATACTCCACCACCTGCTCTACAACCTCGGACGCATCACCACCTACACCATCCTCGGCGCTGTGGCTGGCCTCTCAGGCTCATTTCTGCTCCTTACCGCCTCCATCGAGCCTCTCCAACGCGCCATCATGATCATTGCTGGTCTCTCCATCATCCTCATGGGGCTCTCCACAGCAGAGTGGCTGCCACTACCGAAACAATTCACCAGTTGCTCAACCGGCGTTTCAGTAATTCAGCGCATCATGGCCCTCTTCAAAGCCCCACGCTCCGTCGGCGCCTACTACCCGATGGGCATCGTCCTCGGCTTTCTCCCCTGCGGCCTCACCTATACCGCCCTGCTCGCCGCTGCACGAGCCGCCATGGAGGCAGAGAACCCCTTTGCCGGAATGATGCAGGGCGCCCTGATGATGATGCTCTTCGGCATCGGCACTGCACCAGCGCTGATTCTTGTCGGGAAAGTGGTGAACAGCATCAGCAACAAAACTCGAAAATGGTTTTACCGGGTGGCCAGCCTGATTATGATTGCTACGGGTGTGTGGTTTGTGGTGTCGGGGTGGTGA
- the secG gene encoding preprotein translocase subunit SecG, producing MHVFIVIVGLLASILLIGVILLQSPKSGSGLTGGIASLGTVQTLGVRRTGDFLSKMTAILAATVMLLCFVAAFTLPGRTVKEAPEGSMQQNVPAMPAPSANKVPSAPVSPAPVIPALPAK from the coding sequence ATGCATGTTTTCATTGTCATTGTCGGTTTACTTGCATCGATTCTGCTGATAGGGGTTATTTTATTACAGAGCCCTAAAAGTGGCAGTGGTTTGACAGGTGGTATTGCAAGCCTTGGCACCGTTCAGACGCTTGGCGTAAGAAGGACTGGTGATTTTTTAAGCAAGATGACGGCTATTCTTGCAGCAACCGTGATGCTGCTCTGTTTTGTCGCCGCATTTACGCTTCCAGGAAGAACTGTGAAAGAGGCACCTGAAGGTAGTATGCAGCAGAATGTTCCTGCAATGCCAGCGCCATCGGCAAACAAAGTGCCCTCCGCACCTGTTTCTCCGGCACCCGTGATTCCTGCGCTGCCGGCAAAATAG
- a CDS encoding DUF2905 domain-containing protein encodes MADAAKIVVITGLAIVVFGLFMMASEKSGSWNWFNWFGNLPLDIKIERDNFRFYFPLGTSVLLSLLLTLFLYLFNKFIR; translated from the coding sequence ATGGCTGATGCTGCCAAAATAGTTGTGATAACAGGCCTTGCCATCGTTGTTTTCGGTCTTTTCATGATGGCTTCCGAGAAGTCAGGCTCGTGGAACTGGTTCAACTGGTTTGGCAATCTTCCTCTCGACATCAAGATAGAACGGGATAATTTCCGGTTTTATTTTCCTCTTGGCACATCCGTGCTGCTCTCTCTGCTGCTCACGCTTTTTCTTTACCTTTTTAACAAATTTATCCGATAA
- the hisB gene encoding imidazoleglycerol-phosphate dehydratase HisB: MPEEIKRAARSATASRTTHETDITITVTLDGSGTSSVNSGVLFLDHMLTNFCKHSGFDLELECRGDLDVDDHHSVEDIALVLGSTIAEALGNKRGIGRYGWAIIPMDEALAQCALDLGGRSYCVFNAKFNRPVIQGFSTEMVEHFFISLAGTLKANIHLSILEGENTHHKIEALFKAFAYAMKAAVAITGTEIPSTKGQI; encoded by the coding sequence ATGCCAGAAGAAATCAAAAGGGCTGCCCGTTCAGCAACGGCAAGCAGAACAACACATGAGACCGATATCACGATAACGGTCACGCTTGATGGCTCCGGAACCAGCTCGGTCAACTCGGGAGTACTCTTTCTTGATCATATGCTGACCAATTTCTGTAAACATTCCGGCTTTGACCTTGAGCTGGAGTGCCGGGGAGATCTTGATGTTGATGATCATCACAGCGTGGAAGACATTGCTCTTGTTCTTGGAAGCACCATTGCTGAAGCGCTTGGCAACAAGCGGGGAATTGGGCGCTATGGCTGGGCAATCATCCCGATGGATGAAGCTCTGGCGCAGTGTGCCCTTGACCTGGGAGGAAGAAGTTATTGCGTTTTCAATGCAAAATTTAATCGTCCGGTCATTCAGGGCTTTTCAACAGAGATGGTGGAGCATTTCTTTATCTCGCTTGCCGGGACATTGAAGGCCAATATCCATCTCTCAATCCTTGAGGGAGAGAATACGCACCACAAGATAGAGGCGCTGTTCAAAGCGTTTGCCTATGCGATGAAAGCGGCTGTTGCCATAACCGGTACAGAAATTCCTTCGACCAAAGGACAAATTTAG
- the rny gene encoding ribonuclease Y, with product MGIVINLFLIVFASVIFFAAGFLVGRYFLERIGTTKVLEAEERAVQIVQEAQKEANEYKELKVSEVNQEWKKKRREFDQEVVIKNNKYTQLQKQTQQKEAQLKKQSQDVKDLERKLQDQRKEIDQVSASLTLRSTELERIIVEQNQRLESISNLQAEEARQMLIDNMVAKAKEEATETIHQIHEEAEQKAGRLAEKTLLTAIQRISFEQATENALSVVHIQSDELKGRIIGREGRNIKAFENATGVDIIVDDTPEVVILSCFDPLRRELAKLTLQKLLVDGIIHPVAIEKAYEDAKKEIDDVIISAGEEALSSLQIPDMPAEIVSLIGKMKFHTVYGQNLLQHSREVAMLAGLMASELKLDVRLAKRAGLLHDIGLVLPEGDEPHAITAMNYLKKFNESHIVLNAIAAHHGDVNKESPLADLVDAANTISLSRPGARGAVTADGNVKRLESLEEIAKGFPGVLKTYALQAGREIRVIVEGDNVSDSQADVLAHDIAHKIESEAQYPGQIKVSIIREKRSIAYAK from the coding sequence ATGGGAATAGTCATAAACCTGTTTTTGATTGTTTTTGCTTCAGTGATTTTTTTTGCAGCAGGTTTTTTGGTTGGACGTTACTTTCTTGAGCGGATCGGTACAACCAAGGTGCTTGAAGCAGAAGAACGTGCGGTTCAGATAGTGCAGGAGGCACAGAAGGAGGCCAACGAGTACAAGGAACTGAAAGTCAGCGAAGTAAACCAGGAGTGGAAAAAGAAGCGTCGGGAGTTTGATCAGGAAGTTGTTATCAAAAACAACAAGTACACCCAGTTGCAGAAGCAGACACAACAGAAGGAGGCTCAACTGAAAAAACAGAGCCAGGATGTCAAGGATCTTGAGCGCAAACTTCAGGATCAGCGCAAGGAGATTGATCAGGTATCTGCGTCGCTCACCCTTCGTTCCACAGAGCTTGAGCGCATCATTGTTGAGCAGAACCAGCGTCTTGAAAGCATCAGCAACCTGCAGGCTGAAGAGGCTCGCCAGATGTTGATCGACAATATGGTGGCAAAGGCAAAAGAGGAAGCGACCGAGACCATTCACCAGATACACGAAGAGGCTGAGCAGAAAGCAGGTCGCCTGGCCGAAAAAACACTCCTGACCGCCATTCAGCGCATCTCTTTCGAGCAGGCTACCGAAAACGCCCTTTCCGTTGTTCATATCCAGAGCGATGAACTCAAGGGTCGCATCATTGGCCGTGAAGGTCGCAATATCAAGGCATTTGAAAATGCTACCGGAGTTGATATCATTGTTGATGATACACCTGAGGTCGTTATTCTCTCCTGCTTTGATCCCCTTCGTCGAGAACTTGCCAAACTGACTCTCCAGAAGCTTCTTGTCGACGGTATCATCCATCCTGTGGCTATCGAAAAAGCCTATGAAGATGCGAAAAAAGAGATTGATGATGTCATCATCAGCGCCGGTGAAGAGGCGCTTTCATCGCTGCAGATTCCCGATATGCCTGCCGAGATTGTCTCACTTATCGGTAAAATGAAGTTTCATACCGTCTATGGTCAAAACCTCCTGCAGCACAGTCGTGAAGTTGCCATGTTAGCCGGTCTTATGGCTTCAGAACTCAAGCTTGATGTCCGACTTGCCAAACGTGCCGGTCTTTTGCACGATATTGGTCTTGTGCTGCCGGAAGGCGACGAGCCCCATGCCATTACCGCCATGAATTATCTCAAAAAGTTCAACGAATCCCACATTGTACTCAATGCGATTGCTGCCCATCACGGCGATGTAAACAAAGAGTCTCCTCTTGCCGATCTCGTTGATGCCGCCAACACCATTTCGCTTTCGCGACCGGGAGCTCGTGGTGCGGTAACGGCTGACGGCAATGTCAAGCGTCTTGAAAGTCTCGAAGAGATCGCCAAAGGATTTCCGGGGGTTCTGAAAACCTATGCCCTGCAGGCAGGACGAGAGATCAGAGTGATTGTTGAAGGCGATAATGTGAGTGATTCACAGGCAGATGTGCTTGCCCATGATATTGCACACAAAATTGAATCCGAAGCACAATATCCTGGACAGATCAAAGTATCCATCATCCGCGAAAAACGCTCAATTGCTTACGCGAAATAA
- a CDS encoding cell division protein ZapA, translating into MEKIDVNVYGYSYPLKVDRREVTEKAARDVDGVMRLFAEKAPTFEPVKLAVLAAISFAEKKVELEEEMALLRQNIARLNVFIGQNLQ; encoded by the coding sequence ATGGAAAAAATTGATGTAAATGTTTATGGTTACAGCTATCCCTTAAAGGTTGACCGACGGGAAGTGACCGAAAAAGCGGCCCGTGATGTTGATGGGGTGATGCGGCTTTTTGCCGAAAAGGCACCGACATTCGAGCCAGTAAAGCTGGCGGTGCTTGCGGCAATTTCGTTTGCCGAAAAAAAAGTCGAACTTGAAGAGGAGATGGCGTTGCTGAGGCAGAACATTGCCAGACTGAATGTTTTTATCGGGCAAAATCTGCAATAA
- the pheT gene encoding phenylalanine--tRNA ligase subunit beta — MKISVSWLKGFLPSFSSDTLSLVEKLTFLGFEVEEVQEPSLPDDLVVVGRIEEVVQHPNAERLTICRVDVGREEPLQIVCGAPNVKAGMVVPVATLKAKLTASDGQTITIKPSKIRGERSFGMICAADELGLSDDHSGVMELDSSCRIGEPVARYFDGDVVLDIAVTPNRPDVLSHLGIARELAGGEEIHYPEQNAVPFVQTGTLVDVLDAVACPYYTGVVIRGITVAESPAWLRKKLESIGLRPKNNIVDITNYILHGLGQPLHAFDLQKLAGERVVVRSDVRGEFVAINQQSFQVEPGMPVICDSQKPVALAGVMGGLESAVSDATTDILLESAWFDPSMIRKSAKKAAISSDASYRYERGIDPRNVRRSAECAVALILELAGGRIEEAQEWGSVPAELRRVALRADRVNALLGSSIAAGEMVAMLQRIGFRTDETEGESITFEVPSCRVDVSGEIDLVEEIARLYGYDNIQPSAQMATIYPQSRKFPEFFPDFLRSLMVGLHFREILTNPLVKREEAALFSDKLVGVLNPISEGLEVLRPALVPGFLKVISHNIRHGNRDLQLFEVARGFQSLAAGECRSESPLDAYSEQEYLVLAITGSRFPRIWNQSSEKVDFYDLMGAVEMLLEKLNLLDKSVVNIYNENTVSIDVQLTEKGRSCSYRAGVVQRLDSNLLGKFDIGQDVYIAELDAAALESCFSSGVTYEPPSRFPVVQRDISLVLPPDVTVQSLVELVRSSDSLIRGVSVFDLFERTREDGGERSVALSLEIADHAGTLQDERISDILSKVGSNAASKLGAVIRQV; from the coding sequence ATGAAAATATCTGTCAGTTGGCTCAAAGGTTTTCTTCCCTCCTTTTCTTCCGATACGCTGTCACTTGTTGAAAAACTGACCTTTCTCGGCTTTGAGGTGGAGGAGGTTCAGGAGCCCTCCCTTCCAGATGATCTTGTTGTTGTGGGACGAATAGAAGAGGTGGTGCAGCATCCCAATGCTGAACGCCTGACTATTTGCCGGGTTGATGTCGGTCGTGAAGAGCCTCTTCAGATTGTGTGCGGCGCTCCGAATGTCAAAGCAGGAATGGTTGTTCCTGTAGCGACACTCAAAGCAAAACTGACCGCTTCTGATGGCCAGACCATCACCATCAAGCCCTCGAAAATACGCGGTGAACGCTCGTTCGGCATGATTTGTGCCGCTGACGAACTTGGGCTCTCTGATGACCATTCAGGCGTTATGGAGCTTGACTCTTCATGCCGGATCGGTGAGCCTGTAGCCCGTTATTTTGATGGCGATGTCGTGCTTGATATTGCCGTGACACCAAACAGGCCCGACGTTCTCTCCCATCTCGGAATAGCACGGGAGCTTGCAGGAGGTGAAGAGATACACTATCCGGAACAGAACGCAGTACCATTTGTACAAACTGGGACGCTTGTTGATGTTCTGGATGCTGTCGCCTGCCCCTATTACACGGGTGTGGTCATAAGAGGGATAACGGTTGCCGAGTCTCCTGCATGGCTTCGAAAAAAGCTTGAAAGTATTGGTTTGAGGCCGAAAAACAACATCGTTGATATCACCAACTATATTCTTCACGGGTTGGGCCAGCCCCTTCATGCCTTCGATCTTCAAAAGCTTGCCGGTGAGCGGGTTGTAGTGCGGAGTGATGTGCGTGGGGAATTTGTTGCCATCAATCAGCAATCCTTCCAGGTTGAGCCCGGTATGCCGGTTATCTGTGACAGCCAGAAGCCAGTGGCTCTTGCCGGCGTTATGGGAGGACTTGAGTCAGCCGTAAGTGACGCCACAACCGATATTCTGCTTGAGTCAGCCTGGTTTGATCCCTCTATGATCCGGAAATCGGCAAAAAAAGCTGCGATCTCTTCGGATGCCTCATACCGTTACGAGCGGGGTATCGACCCCCGGAATGTCAGACGGTCGGCAGAGTGCGCCGTAGCATTGATTCTGGAGCTTGCCGGAGGCCGTATTGAAGAGGCTCAGGAGTGGGGTTCAGTGCCGGCTGAATTGCGTCGCGTAGCCCTGAGAGCTGATCGGGTCAACGCCTTGCTTGGCAGTTCGATAGCCGCAGGCGAAATGGTGGCGATGCTCCAGCGGATTGGATTCAGGACTGACGAAACCGAAGGGGAATCAATCACCTTCGAGGTGCCTTCCTGCAGGGTCGATGTTTCAGGGGAGATCGATCTTGTCGAGGAGATTGCCCGCCTCTATGGTTACGACAATATTCAGCCTTCTGCCCAGATGGCGACCATCTATCCACAGTCGCGCAAGTTCCCGGAGTTTTTCCCGGATTTTCTCCGCTCTCTCATGGTCGGCTTGCATTTCCGCGAAATTCTCACCAATCCGCTTGTGAAAAGAGAAGAGGCCGCTCTGTTCAGCGACAAGCTTGTTGGTGTGCTTAATCCTATCAGTGAGGGGCTTGAAGTACTTCGTCCCGCGCTTGTTCCCGGATTTCTGAAGGTTATAAGCCATAATATCAGGCATGGAAACCGGGATCTTCAACTCTTTGAGGTAGCCAGGGGATTTCAAAGTCTCGCAGCAGGTGAGTGCAGGAGTGAGTCGCCGCTTGATGCTTACAGTGAACAGGAATATCTTGTTCTTGCCATCACTGGCAGTCGTTTCCCGAGAATCTGGAACCAGTCGTCAGAAAAGGTTGATTTTTACGATCTTATGGGCGCTGTCGAGATGCTGCTCGAGAAGCTGAATTTGCTTGATAAATCAGTGGTGAATATTTATAATGAAAACACTGTCAGCATTGATGTACAGTTGACAGAAAAGGGAAGAAGTTGCTCGTACAGGGCAGGTGTTGTACAGCGACTCGATTCAAACCTCTTGGGCAAATTTGATATTGGACAGGATGTTTATATAGCGGAACTTGACGCGGCAGCTCTCGAAAGCTGTTTCAGTTCAGGTGTCACCTATGAGCCGCCTTCCAGATTTCCGGTTGTTCAGAGGGATATATCGCTTGTTCTGCCTCCTGATGTTACTGTTCAGTCACTTGTTGAATTGGTTCGTTCAAGTGACTCCCTGATCAGGGGTGTCTCTGTTTTTGATCTTTTCGAGCGTACCCGTGAGGATGGCGGAGAGCGTAGCGTTGCACTCTCTCTTGAAATTGCAGATCATGCAGGGACGCTACAGGATGAAAGAATCAGCGATATTCTTTCTAAAGTCGGCAGTAATGCCGCGAGTAAGCTTGGTGCGGTTATTCGACAAGTCTGA
- a CDS encoding NUDIX hydrolase, with translation MAVRYKRVFKQSGVIPVLDNRLVLITSRKSERWIIPKGYVEKGLTPAESAAKEAYEEAGLIGVVHHKEAGQYRYSKFGKLFSVQVYPLFIETMLDEWDEMHDRRRKLVTPSEAIEMVCHEDLRRIIADFFLNNF, from the coding sequence ATGGCAGTGAGGTACAAGAGAGTTTTCAAGCAGTCCGGGGTTATTCCAGTCCTCGATAATCGGCTTGTGCTTATTACTTCCAGAAAATCGGAACGCTGGATCATTCCAAAGGGATATGTCGAAAAAGGGTTGACACCTGCCGAGTCGGCTGCAAAAGAGGCCTATGAGGAAGCTGGGCTGATCGGTGTTGTTCATCACAAAGAGGCTGGCCAGTATCGGTACAGCAAGTTTGGAAAACTCTTTTCGGTTCAGGTTTATCCTCTTTTTATTGAGACCATGCTTGATGAATGGGATGAAATGCATGACCGCCGACGAAAGCTTGTTACTCCATCTGAGGCAATTGAAATGGTTTGCCATGAAGATCTCCGCCGTATCATTGCGGATTTTTTTCTGAATAATTTTTAG
- a CDS encoding sugar phosphate nucleotidyltransferase — translation MKAIIPVAGVGTRLRPHTFSHPKVLLNVAGKPIIGHIMDKLIASGIDEAIVIVGYLGDMVEKWLRAHYSIKFTFVTQTELLGLAHAIWMCKPYIIKDEPLFIILGDTIFDVDLESVLKSPVSTLGVKEVEDPRRFGVAVTDGEKILKLVEKPDTPVSNLAIVGLYFLQRAGSLFASIDHLIDNGIRTKGEYQLTDALQFMIEGGEPFTTFPVHGWYDCGKPETLLATNEILLKNNVATKTFPGCIINDPVFIADSAVLENAIIGPYTTIGEQAVITNVIIRNSIIGYNARVAHIMLDHSIVGNNAFITGSSQEINIGDYSEIRVG, via the coding sequence ATGAAGGCAATCATTCCTGTTGCAGGGGTAGGTACCCGTTTACGCCCTCACACTTTTTCTCATCCGAAGGTGTTACTCAACGTGGCCGGAAAACCCATTATCGGCCATATCATGGACAAGCTTATCGCGTCAGGTATTGACGAAGCCATCGTCATTGTCGGCTACCTTGGAGACATGGTTGAAAAGTGGCTGAGAGCCCATTACAGCATCAAGTTCACCTTTGTCACCCAGACCGAACTCCTCGGACTTGCCCATGCCATCTGGATGTGCAAACCCTATATTATCAAGGATGAACCATTATTCATTATTCTCGGTGACACTATTTTTGATGTTGATCTTGAATCGGTACTGAAAAGCCCTGTTTCAACCCTTGGTGTCAAAGAGGTTGAAGACCCAAGACGATTCGGGGTTGCTGTAACCGATGGAGAAAAAATTCTGAAACTGGTTGAAAAACCTGACACGCCCGTCAGCAACCTTGCCATTGTGGGCCTCTATTTCCTCCAGCGAGCTGGCTCACTCTTTGCGAGTATCGATCACCTGATTGACAATGGAATCAGAACAAAAGGAGAATACCAGCTCACCGACGCCCTGCAGTTTATGATTGAAGGGGGAGAACCATTCACCACCTTCCCGGTTCACGGCTGGTATGACTGTGGCAAGCCTGAAACACTGCTCGCCACAAATGAGATTCTTCTCAAAAACAACGTCGCGACAAAAACCTTTCCCGGCTGCATCATCAACGATCCGGTCTTTATCGCAGACAGTGCGGTACTTGAAAATGCCATTATCGGCCCCTATACAACCATCGGTGAACAGGCTGTAATTACCAATGTCATTATCAGAAATTCAATTATCGGCTATAACGCACGGGTCGCCCATATCATGCTCGATCACTCGATCGTCGGCAACAACGCCTTCATTACAGGAAGTTCACAGGAAATCAATATCGGAGACTACTCAGAAATACGGGTTGGATAA